The following proteins are encoded in a genomic region of Nonomuraea muscovyensis:
- the rapZ gene encoding RNase adapter RapZ: MSAGRSFVIVTGMSGAGRSTAAKALEDLGWFVIDNLPPGLLFAMAEEAGKVKLAADKVAAVVDVRSLAFTTDLNAAIEELEARGVGVRVVFLEASDEELVRRFENVRRPHPLQGEGRLVDGIARERGILREVRANADLVIDTSAHNVHELRNKIVAYFGGEDRPGLRVNVVSFGFKYGLPVDADLVVDCRFLPNPHWVPDLRPMNGLDTPVRDYVLGQPGAKEFLDAYEEVLGVVAAGYAREGKSYATLAVGCTGGKHRSVAMAEQVAARLRDRGMEVQVSHRDVGRE; this comes from the coding sequence ATGAGCGCGGGGCGGTCGTTCGTCATCGTCACCGGCATGTCCGGGGCGGGGCGGAGCACCGCGGCCAAGGCACTGGAGGACCTCGGCTGGTTCGTCATCGACAACCTGCCGCCCGGCCTGCTGTTCGCCATGGCCGAGGAGGCCGGCAAGGTCAAGCTCGCCGCCGACAAGGTGGCCGCCGTCGTCGACGTGCGCAGCCTCGCCTTCACCACCGACCTCAACGCCGCGATCGAGGAGCTGGAGGCGCGCGGCGTCGGTGTGCGCGTGGTGTTCCTGGAGGCCAGCGACGAGGAGCTGGTGCGCCGCTTCGAGAACGTCCGCCGCCCCCACCCGCTGCAGGGCGAGGGCCGGCTGGTCGACGGCATCGCCCGCGAGCGCGGCATCCTGCGCGAGGTGCGCGCCAATGCCGACCTCGTCATCGACACCTCCGCGCACAACGTCCACGAGCTGCGCAACAAGATCGTCGCCTACTTCGGCGGGGAGGACCGGCCCGGCCTGCGGGTCAACGTGGTTTCCTTCGGGTTCAAGTACGGCCTGCCGGTCGACGCCGACCTCGTCGTCGACTGCCGGTTCCTGCCCAACCCGCACTGGGTGCCCGACCTGCGGCCGATGAACGGCCTCGACACCCCCGTGCGCGACTACGTGCTCGGGCAGCCGGGGGCCAAGGAGTTCCTCGACGCCTACGAGGAGGTCCTGGGGGTGGTCGCCGCCGGCTACGCGCGCGAGGGCAAGAGCTACGCGACGCTGGCGGTGGGCTGCACGGGCGGCAAGCACCGCAGCGTGGCCATGGCCGAGCAGGTCGCCGCCCGGCTGCGTGACCGGGGGATGGAGGTCCAGGTGAGCCATCGGGATGTGGGGCGGGAGTGA
- the uvrC gene encoding excinuclease ABC subunit UvrC — protein MRSAGAPLSFRPRPGSIPDSPGVYRFRDAHGRVIYVGKAKNLRQRLNSYFADFSALHPRTQTMLTTAADVDWTVVGTEVEALQLEYSWIKEYDPRFNVKYRDDKSYPYLAVTMGDDFPRVQVMRGAKRKGTRYFGPYSHAWAIRETVDLLLRVFPVRTCSAGVFRRAGQIGRPCLLGYIDKCSAPCVGRVTPEEHRELAEDFCDFMAGNTGRFIKRLEKEMREAAGEQEYERAARLRDDIQALQRALEKQAVVLGEGTDADVIALAEDPLEAAVQVFYVRGGRIRGQRGWVVDKVEETSPGELVEQFLLQMYGEAGPEAMPREVLVPALPPDAEAITELLTEQRGARVDVRVPQRGDKKALMETVERNAKESLAQHKIRRASDLTTRSKALQEIADALDLDQAPLRVECYDVSHLQGENVVASMVVFEDGLARKSEYRRFAVKTKEGDVAAIHEVIMRRFRRYLEERSATGELTTGEPAADDPQEAHGPIDPETGRPRKFAYPPNLVVVDGAGPQAAAAQRALDELGIDDVAVCGLAKRLEEVWLPGDDQPVIMPRSSEGLYLLQRVRDEAHRFAITYHRSKRAKTVKESALDGVPGLGPARRQALLKHFGSVKKLREATVAEICEVPGIGPSTAEVIASTLKGESP, from the coding sequence GTGAGATCAGCGGGCGCTCCCCTCAGTTTCCGGCCGAGACCGGGTTCCATCCCCGACTCGCCGGGCGTCTACCGGTTCCGTGACGCCCACGGCCGGGTGATCTACGTGGGCAAGGCCAAGAACCTCAGGCAGCGGCTCAACTCCTACTTCGCCGACTTCTCGGCGCTGCACCCGCGCACCCAGACGATGCTGACCACCGCGGCCGACGTCGACTGGACGGTCGTCGGCACCGAGGTGGAGGCGCTGCAGCTCGAATACTCCTGGATCAAGGAGTACGACCCCCGCTTCAACGTCAAGTACCGCGACGACAAGTCCTACCCCTATCTCGCGGTTACGATGGGCGACGACTTCCCGCGCGTGCAGGTGATGCGCGGCGCCAAGCGCAAGGGCACCCGCTACTTCGGCCCCTACTCCCACGCCTGGGCGATCCGCGAGACCGTCGACCTGCTGCTGCGCGTCTTCCCGGTGCGCACCTGCAGCGCCGGCGTGTTCAGGCGGGCCGGTCAGATCGGCCGGCCGTGCCTGCTCGGCTACATCGACAAGTGCTCGGCCCCCTGCGTCGGCCGGGTGACCCCCGAGGAGCACCGCGAGCTCGCCGAGGACTTCTGCGACTTCATGGCGGGCAACACCGGCCGCTTCATCAAGCGGCTGGAGAAGGAGATGCGCGAGGCCGCCGGCGAGCAGGAGTACGAACGCGCCGCCCGGCTGCGCGACGACATCCAGGCGCTGCAGCGGGCGCTGGAGAAGCAGGCGGTCGTGCTCGGCGAGGGCACCGACGCCGACGTGATCGCCCTGGCCGAGGACCCGCTGGAGGCCGCCGTCCAGGTCTTCTACGTGCGCGGCGGCCGCATCCGCGGCCAGCGCGGCTGGGTGGTCGACAAGGTCGAGGAGACCTCTCCCGGCGAGCTGGTCGAGCAGTTCCTCCTGCAGATGTACGGCGAGGCCGGCCCCGAGGCGATGCCCCGCGAGGTGCTCGTGCCCGCCCTGCCGCCCGACGCCGAGGCGATCACCGAGCTGCTGACCGAGCAGCGCGGCGCCCGCGTCGACGTGCGGGTGCCGCAGCGCGGCGACAAGAAGGCCCTCATGGAGACCGTCGAGCGCAACGCCAAGGAGTCGCTGGCCCAGCACAAGATCCGCCGCGCCAGCGACCTCACCACCCGCAGCAAGGCGCTCCAGGAGATCGCCGACGCGCTCGACCTCGACCAGGCCCCGCTGCGCGTCGAGTGCTACGACGTCTCCCACCTGCAGGGCGAGAACGTCGTGGCGTCGATGGTGGTGTTCGAGGACGGCCTGGCCCGCAAGAGCGAATACCGCCGCTTCGCCGTCAAGACCAAGGAAGGCGACGTCGCCGCCATCCACGAAGTGATCATGCGGCGGTTCCGGCGCTACCTGGAGGAGCGCTCGGCCACCGGCGAGCTGACCACGGGCGAGCCGGCCGCCGACGACCCGCAGGAGGCCCACGGCCCGATCGACCCCGAGACCGGCCGGCCACGCAAGTTCGCCTACCCGCCCAACCTCGTCGTCGTCGACGGCGCCGGCCCCCAGGCGGCCGCGGCCCAGCGGGCGCTCGACGAGCTGGGCATCGACGACGTGGCAGTGTGCGGGCTCGCCAAGCGGCTGGAGGAGGTGTGGCTGCCCGGCGACGATCAGCCGGTCATCATGCCACGCTCAAGCGAGGGCCTCTACCTGCTGCAACGCGTCAGGGATGAGGCACATCGCTTCGCCATCACCTACCATCGGTCCAAGAGGGCCAAGACCGTGAAGGAGAGCGCACTCGACGGCGTGCCGGGTCTCGGCCCAGCTCGGCGGCAGGCGCTCCTCAAGCACTTCGGCTCCGTGAAGAAACTGCGCGAAGCCACCGTCGCCGAGATCTGCGAGGTCCCCGGCATCGGTCCGTCGACCGCCGAGGTGATCGCATCGACGCTGAAGGGGGAGTCACCGTGA
- a CDS encoding Rieske (2Fe-2S) protein translates to MADDLLKSRRAVIASAGAGGLTLALAACGGDTGDTSTAAAQQSTQPTAASGAPSAAESSAPAPGGGALAKTADIPVGGGAVFKEQKVVVTQPTAGDFKAFSAMCTHKGCAVSGVENGLIDCPCHGSKFKMEDGSVSAGPAEKPLPAVQITVEGDQITLA, encoded by the coding sequence ATGGCGGATGACCTTCTCAAGAGCCGCAGGGCGGTGATCGCGAGCGCCGGGGCCGGTGGCCTCACGCTGGCGCTCGCCGCCTGCGGGGGCGACACCGGTGACACCAGCACCGCGGCCGCCCAGCAGTCCACACAGCCCACGGCCGCGTCCGGCGCCCCGAGCGCCGCCGAGAGCAGCGCCCCCGCCCCTGGAGGCGGAGCGCTCGCCAAGACCGCCGACATCCCGGTCGGCGGGGGCGCGGTCTTCAAGGAACAGAAGGTCGTGGTGACGCAGCCCACGGCCGGTGACTTCAAGGCGTTCAGCGCCATGTGCACGCACAAGGGCTGCGCGGTCAGCGGGGTCGAGAACGGCCTGATCGACTGCCCGTGCCACGGCAGCAAGTTCAAGATGGAGGACGGCTCCGTCTCGGCGGGCCCCGCCGAGAAGCCGCTCCCCGCGGTGCAGATCACCGTGGAGGGCGACCAGATCACCCTCGCTTGA